Genomic window (Pirellulaceae bacterium):
TTGTCATCACCGGGATCGGGATGATTACGTCTGTGGGACGTGATCGCGAGAGCAGTTGGCAGGCGATTCGTTCCGGCACGAGCGGCGTTCGACGCCTGATCAACGAACCGGAAATTCCAGAGCAATTACAGATTGGTGCCGTCGTGAACGACGTGCCAGGGTTGCCAAAACAGCTCAAGGTGATTCGACTGGCAAACATCGCCGCGGATGAGGCGTTTCAGGACGCGAGTCTGGATCTCAAAAACGTCGACGGCAGTCGTTTTGGCTGTGCAATCAGCGGCCATATGGGCGACTGGCGATGGCTACGACAGAACCACGGTTACGAACCGGCCGACTCCCCCGGCGATGTGTCAAACTGGGACCAATGGTTTCCCAACAGTGGATGTTGGAACATTGCTCATCGTTTTGGTCTGAATGGTCCACGAATCTGCCATTCGACGGCCTGCGCTAGTGGACTCATCGATATCATGAGTGCCGTTCGATCGATCCGCGACAATCAATGCGACCTCGCACTCGCCGGTTCAGCCGAGGCGATCGATCCCCTCTTTGCCGCCGGTTTCCAACGCATGCGGGTACTGGCCGATGCGGAAAATCCCCGGGAGGCTTGCCGGCCATTCGACCGATCCAGAACCGGTTTTGTGATGGGCGAAGGCGCGGCCATGTTTGTGATCGAACGACTCTCCCACGCAACGGCTCGCGGTGCTCATATTTATGCCGAAATCGCCGGCGGAAGAATGATGGCAGATGCCCACCATGTCACCGGTTTGGACATGGAAAGCGAATCGCTCACGCGTTTAATTCGCGATACACTCAAACGGGCTAAGATGGAGCCTTCTGACATCGGATACGTCAACGCACACGGAACAGGGACAACGCAAAACGACATCATGGAAACGCGCGGGATTCGCCGCGCCCTCGGCAACCACGCTGATGAGGTTTGTGTCAGTGCGCTCAAGTCGATGCTTGGCCACCTCGTCAATGCATCCGGCAGCGTCGAATTAGCACTCACCACGCTAGCACTTCGAGATGGTTTTGTACCTCCAACGTTAAATTTGACCGACCCAGACCCAGAATGCGATCTGGATTGCATTCCGCTGGTCGGGCAAGATCGACCGATTCAAAACGCCTTAAAACTGGCGCTCGCATTCGGCGGACATCTCGTGGCTGTCGCTCTCAGACGTTGGAGCGATGCAGAATCAGGTGTCGGCGAACCGTTGCGACGGGCCGCCTAGATTTCCTGCCGAACTACTGGAAAATTCGCTGCTGAATCGGCTAGCACCGTTCTCTCGCGGCGAAATACGGGTGTGATCGCGACTCCGCGAACGACTACAATTCAGACATGCCTGAACTGTTCCACATCAAGATCTGCGGAATCACCTCACCCGCTGATGCGAAAGTCGTCGTTGATTCTGGCGCAGACGCCGTTGGAATTAATTTTTTTGAGGGGAGCAAACGTTTTGTCGAACCGGCAATCGCAAAACAGATCACAGCAAACATCCCCAGTTCAGTTGCGAAAGTCGGCGTCTTCGTGAACGGGGAAGTCGATTGGATCGAAACGGTCGCTCAAGCGGTAGGACTCGATTGGATTCAGCTGCACGGCGACGAATCGCCCGAACTCGTCTCCCGCCTGCAAAAACGCCCTCTGCTGAAAGCGTTTCGTTTAACTCAAGCCGGTTTGCAGCCCGTTGCCCAGTTCCTAGCTGACTGCGAGCAGCTGGGCCGCCCAGTCGACGCCCTGCTGCTCGACGCATTTCATCCGACTGAATTTGGCGGAACAGGCCGCACGATCGATTGGCAAACACTCGCCGCGGAAACCGCTCTCATGGGTGGTTACCAATGGGCCCTTGCGGGTGGACTCACACCGGTAAATGTGGCCAACGCAATTGCTCAAGCCCGTCCTCACGCCGTCGACACAGCGAGTGGGGTGGAGTCCAGCCCGGGCAAAAAGGATTCCGCCCTCACGCGCAGCTTCGTTGAGCAAGCGCGAGGAGCGCTCGAGTGACTTGCGTAAAGACGTGTCAGGCCTATGATTACTTAAGATATTCCCTTTTTAAGGGGCAATTTAATGCCCGTCTGACGAATCGCCCAGTTTTCTGATGCAGGAGATCATCGTGACCCAGCTTGAAGCTCGTGAAACCTTTAAGGTCAAAGACATTTCGCTCGCCGACTTTGGTCGTCGTGAAATCATGTTGGCAGAGAACGAAATGCCGGGTTTGATGGCAATCCGCAGCAAATACGGCACGCAACAACCACTCAAGGGCGCCCGTATCGCTGGATGCTTGCACATGACGATTCAAACCGCCGTCTTGATTGAAACGTTGACGGAACTGGGAGCCGAGGTTCAGTGGAGCAGTTGCAACAAATTCTCCACCCAGGACCATGCGGCTTCCGCGATCGCTCACACCGGAGTTCCGGTCTACGCTTGGAAGGGTGAGACGGACGAAGAATACGACTGGTGCGTTGACCAGACGATCTACTTCGAAGACGGCCAACCCCTGAACATGATCCTCGACGATGGCGGTGACCTGACTGCTCTGGTCCACAAGAAGTATCCGGAATTGTTGAAAGACGTGCGGGGACTTTCAGAAGAAACAACAACCGGTATCAAAGAGCTGCGAAAGATGGTCGAAAAAGGGGAGTTAAAAGTCCCAGCCATCAATGTCAACGACGCGGTCACCAAGGCCAAGTTCGACAATCTGTACGGCTGCCGCGAGTCATTGGTGGATGGAATCAAGCGAGCCACGGATGTGATGGTCGCCGGCAAAGTAGCCGTTGTGGCTGGGTATGGAGACGTCGGAAAGGGTTGTGCCCATTCGCTGCAGCGGTACGGCGCTCGCGTCATCATCACCGAGATCGATCCCATCAATGCGTTGCAAGCGGTGATGGAGGGTTTCCAAGTCACGACCATGGAAGAAGCGGCTTCGATCGGCAACATCTTTGTTACGACAACAGGCAATCGAGACATTATCTCGGGCGAGCACATGAAGGTGATGCCCAACGACGCGATCGTCTGCAACATTGGACACTTCGATTTAGAAATCGACATGGCTTGGCTAGACTCGCAAAGCGATGTATCCCGGCTAAACATCAAGCCACTCGTTGACCGCTACACGTTCGCTGACGGACACTCGATCATCGTCTTAGCTGAGGGTCGACTGGTGAACCTCGGCTGTGCGACGGGCCATCCCTCGTTCGTCATGTCAAATTCGTTCAGTAACCAGGTTTTGGCCCAAATCGCGCTCTGGACCGATCCGGATCAATTTGAAGTTGGCGTGCACGTCCTTCCTAAGAAGCTCGATGAAGAGGTTGCTCGGCTACACCTCGACCAACTCGGAGTCAAGCTCACGAAATTGTCCGAAAGCCAAGCGGATTATATTGGCGTTCCCGCAAACGGTCCGTTCAAGCCGGACTACTATCGCTACTAAATCGGGTTAAACGGCAAGACTCATTGACAGTTGAGAGGGGCTCCGGCATAACAACCGGAGCCCTTTCTTTTGTCGTTCCCAGCCTGCCGTCGAGCTTTCAAACATGCCAAAGATTCAAGCCTTTCCTGGACTACGCTATGACCTGGGTCATGTCGGCTCATTGAGCGACGTAATCGCCCCGCCCTACGATGTGATCGACGACCAGCTGCGAGACAGCCTGTACGAGAAACATCCAGCTAACGTGATTCGACTGATCCTGAATCGTGAAGAGCCCGGCGATGACGAACAATCAAATTGCTACAGCAGAGCTGCACGATTCTTAAAGAATTGGCGGAGTGAGGGGGTTTTGGAACGTGAGGCGGACCCCGCCATCTACGTCTACCATCAGTCGTTCGAAGTCGACGGACAGCCTCTGACCCGGCGCGGGTTTATGTGTCGAACTCAACTGGAGAAGTTCGGCGAGGGCTCGATCTATCCGCATGAAGAGACCCATGCGTCCGCCAAAGAGGACCGGCTCAAACTAACACGAGCCTGCCATGCGAACCTGAGTCAGATCTTTGGGCTGTTTCCGGACCCGGAAGGAGAAGCCCAAAACCTGCTGGAAGCTCACATTACCAACCAGCAACCGATCGAAGCCACAGATCACCTCGGAGTCGTCCATCGGATTTGGCCGGTCACCGATGCCAACGTCATTGCTCAAGTCTCGGCGTTAATGAATGCGAAGCCCGTTTTTATCGCCGACGGCCATCATCGCTACGAAACGGCCTGCAATTTCCGCGAAGAGCTACGGGAACAACAGGGGATCGACGAAAAACACCCAGCAAACTGCGTTTTGATGATGTGTGTTGGCATGAATGACCCGGGAATGATCGTTCTTCCCACCCATCGGTTGTTCCGTGAGATGCCTGCGTTGACCTCAAGTGAACTCATCGAAAAGCTCGGCGATCGCTTTGATTGCCAAGTTGCCGGGGAAAGTCCCGAGCAGGCGGAATCGATCTGGTCGGAAATTGAAAATGAAAACGAACAGGGAACGATTGGGCTCTTCACCGCCAAAGATCAAAAATGGGTGATTGCCCGTATCACCCCGGCAGGTCGTGAACGGATGAAAGAAATTGCCTCGGATCAGAGCTCCGACTGGCAAGGGCTGGGCGTCAGCATCCTGCATCGAATGATTGTTGAAGATCAGCTCGGACAAACGAAGCTACCAAAGCCGAAGTACGTTCATCTGGTCAGCGAGCTCCAGGACGGTCTGGCCAAGCCAGACGAGTTTTCGCTCGCCGCGCTCGTGATGCCAGCCACGCTCGATCATATTCGGGCAATCAGCCAACACGGCGAACGAATGCCGGCCAAGAGCACCTATTTCTATCCGAAGCTGCTCAGCGGCTTGGTGATCAACCCGCTCGATTGAACGACGGGCGAAATCGAGGCAGTTCGGCAAAGCCGGGTCCTACCGGCATCTTGGACTAGAATTCACTGGCCTGTCGATTGATTCCGGCGGCGCGGAGCTTGCCGATTCGATAAAATCGGCTGTTTCACGTGGAACCGTCAACTAGACAAGATACGGGGTTTCACGTGAAACGGGAGATTATTCCCTGAGACCCGTTCTTTCCGGCGTTTACTCGAGGAACTGACGTTCCTGAATCTTCGACTCCCGGTTTACAATGCGCGCCGCCGAAGAGCGATCCTTCGGAAGCGTCGAACCACTTGCTTCGGATGACGATGGATCGGAATCGTTTGGCGACAGAGCCAGGGGCCCACCAACGGAGAATTATCTGTGCCGCGGATCATATGCGTTGCCAATCAAAAGGGCGGAGTTGGCAAAACAACCACCGCGATCAATCTTTCGGCCGGATTGGCCCTCAGTGGTAATCGAACTCTATTGATTGACCTCGACCCTCAATGCAATGCCACAACCGGCTTGGGACACACCGCCATCGATCGACATCCGCTTCTGACCACCTCGCCCCTTGAACATGTGCTTCCCAACGTCACCATGGACGGGCTCGACGTTATGCCAGGTAGTCGCCGTTTTGACGATGTCCAGTCGCTCGCAACGGGCAAGGCAGATGCATTGGCCCGAATTCAAGACTTTTTTAGTCGAGATGTTTCGTCCTATGAATTTGTGTTGATCGATTGTCCGCCCTCCTTGGGTGCACTCACCGAAGCGGCCCTTTCCTGCTCGAACGAAGTGCTGATGCCGATCCAATGTGAATATTTCGCGATGGAGGGGCTCACTCAGATGATTCAGGTCATTCGTCGTGTGATGCACCAACCAGGAAACCAACTGCAGTTCGGTGGGATCGTCCTGACAATGTACGATCACACCCTGGAATTAACACTCGAAGTGGACGCAGAAGTGCGTGATTTTTTTGGTGACGTCGTCTTCGATACGGTCGTACCACGGGATGTCTCGGTTTCCGAGGCTCCTAGCTACGGTCGTTCTGTCTTACAGTATGCGCCTCGATCCCGCGGGGCTCGTTCTTACGTGGAATTATGCATGGAGGTTTTAGATCGTGTCTAAAGAACGAAGGTTAGGACGCGGATTAGCAGCATTACTCGGCGAGGACAATGAACCGGTCCACGTCCCTCAAGCGGTAAGCTCGCCACGGCTCCACAGCCCGGAAGAAAATGGACAAACTCCGCCAGCTCAACACGATCCTGAGCTGTCGGAGCCACAACCCAGCAGCGAATTCCATCCCGATCAGGGTGCCGCCAGCGAAGCTTCGGCAGCTAAGGACGGAGACCTATTGCTACTAAGTGTTCACCAAATCGCTGACAACCCGTTTCAACCTCGTCGCGAGTTCAGTGAAAGTGAAATCACTTCCCTGGCCGAAAGTCTGAAAGAGCATGACATGCTCCAACCAGTCTTGGTCCGACGAGTCGAGGATCGCTGGCAGTTGATCTCCGGCGAACGCCGCCTGAGAGCCGCGATTCAAGCCGGTTGGAGCCAAATCCCGGCTCGCGTTAGGCAGGCCGATGATCGTCTCGTCGCCGAATTAGCCATTGTCGAAAACTTGCAGCGAAAAGATCTGAACGCAATCGAAAAAGCGTTCTCCTTCCGCCGCTATCTCGATCAGCATCAGTGCACACAGGAAGATCTCGGCAATCGACTCAAAATCGATCGTTCCACCATTGCCAACCTATTACGACTATTGGAGTTACCAGAACGAGTTCAAACCGAGCTTCAAGGCGGATCCATCTCAGCTGGACATGCACGGGCTTTATTGCCACTGGGCGATGAAGAAATTCAGATTGAATTCAGCCAACGCATCCATCGCGAGGGAATCAGCGTCCGTGAAACGGAACGTCTCGTCCAGGAGCGAATTGAACTGGAAGATGGCGATGGTTTGGGGAACGTCAGCAGGAAATCGGGACGAAGAAAGAAAAAAACCCGAGATGGTCACGTCGCCTCTCTGGAACAACAGTTACGCATCCTACTAGGCACGAAGGTCGACATCCGACAATCAAGTCGCGGCCGTGGACAAATTGTGATCCATTTTCGTAGCAATGACGAATTTGAACGGCTGCAAGGAATAATTACGAATCAAGATCAAAACGAACATCAAAGCTTTGCCGGTTAGCCAACCAACAAGCTATTATGTACACCTGAACACTACCGGTGAGATTGCGGAAAACAGGAGCGAGTGATAGCATGGATCACTGGCATCGGGTTACCCAATCCGATTCGGGGCGTAGCTCAGCCTGGCAGAGCGCTACGTTTGGGACGTAGAAGTCGCTGGTTCGAATCCAGTCGCCCCGACTCACTTCGTAACTACAGTTCCCGTCAACAGTTGCGGCATCAACGACGGAGTTCTGCTCATCAGGCCGTATTGCAAGCGTGCGAACTCCCGATCGCGGTCATCGTGAACAAAAACCGGCATATCTACCTTTCGCCGCACCACGACGATGCCGTCTTGTCCTACGGAGGCACGATCTATCGGCTCTCTGAGGCGGGGCACGCGGTCACGGTTCTGAGTGTCTTTACCGCCGGTCTGTCGTCATGGGAAACGGTCTCGCCACACGCTAAGCACCTGCTCAGGCTTTGGCGGTTGCAAAGAACATCTGCAAGGCGCTTGGATCGAACTCCCTCTCGGCCCTTGTGCTACAGCCCGCTCGGCATCGGGAGGCATGTCGATCACCAATTGGTACACCTGGCAGGGAAGCATCTTGCCGCAGAGGGGTGCCGGGTCCTGTTTTACGAAGATGATCCGTATTGTGATCCTGACTTTCAATCGGTGCTCCCCCCTGAGTCGCGCGAGCGGATTGCGTCTCGGGTCTCCTCACTCACGCCTCAGGCCAGCTGCCTCTCTGCTTCTCATTTGGCCGGCAAACTTCGAGAGCTTCGGGCCTACTACTCTCAATTCCCGGTGACCTTCGGATCAGAGGAAAACATGGCCGAGAGAATTAGCCAAGTCCGGAAAGAGCGATTGGGGCATCCGGACTCCAAACAATTCGCAGAGTTTCCTCTCATCAATGCGTAAGGAACACCTATCTCTGCTTTCCTGCCCAGAGACTGAGGAGCCGTTGCGGCTGGCAGAGGTCTGGGAAAAGGATCCTTTAACGAGTGACATCCTTTTCGGGGTACTCGAGGGAGGCGGGAAGCGGTATCTCATCTTTGATGGCGTACTCATCATGGACACGAGCTCTGGCAAATCCGTTGATATTGCCGGCGCGGTTCTCTCGGATCCGGCGCTGCGAAGCAGCGATCGTATCGACGAGTTCCTGAAGAGGACTTGAACCTCCACGCCCTTGCCTCTAAAACCCTTTAAATACAAGTGCTACAGACCTAGTGTCTCACAAAAGTACAGCTAGATGTACAGCTGGTGGGCAAAAGTACAGCCAAAAGTACAGTCGTGAATCCCAGAATCCCGAAGGGGGGTGCGGGGTTTTTCTCCATAGGAAATATTTGTGGTAGCACCCTGGTTTCACGAGAGGTCAATTTGAGAAAGGGGGGTAATCGGTATCCCTGTGCCGAAAAGTGCTTCTGAGGAGCGAAGCGGCGCACGGGAGAAACCCAAATTCGGACTCCTGATTCTAAAAAAAACTGAAAATGGGACCCTCCCGCCTCGATGTACTATCCTGAGATAGCATGGACACTCAACAAGACAGAGCCAGCCTGCGGGAGCTGCGGGAGAAGTAAGCGGTATAGCTGGGCAAACGAAAGAGCTATAGAGATACCAGCAGAAGATTCCTGCGGTCTTAGCTGTTCTTTGTGCTGAATAGCCTTTGCTAAGAGAACCTGGCAACATCTAAAGGCCCAGCCTCTCCTTGGCTAATCATCTAAGCTTTTTAGGCACATCTACAAAGCCGGAAATTAGAATTCGTAGCCCAGCAGAGCTGTTTCGTATGAAAACAATTCGGCAACTTTTTGCCTCTCTGCTTCACCAAAAATCTCTCTATAATGACGCTTATCTTTTCGATATTGTGACTTTGCCCGCGGCAATTCAAGCTTCTTTGGCATATGCAGCCTAAGCCTGATTGACTCAAGTTCCTCTTCAATACTTTCGAAACGGCAAATTTTGTCTACAGCGACACCTCCATCTATCGTGTATATCCCACATCCCCTTTCTTTGAGAATCTGGCTGTGAGACTCAATGTGCTGACTGAGTGGTGGCCAGTCCTCTTTGTTGCGCCCCCCCCAGCGGTAGTGGTAATGTGAAATCATCCTATCCCACGGGTTTCTCTCAAAGCAAAATTTAAAATAGCTATTCCAAACTCTCGCACCAATATTTTTCCTAACCTCTTTTGCTCCAACGTGGTTGAAGTATGGGTCTTTTCTTTTGCCTTGTGAAGGCAGCTGTATCCAATCACGTAGCTGGTAGTGGCCCCAGGTATTCTGATAATTTTGTGACCCTCGATAGCCCAATTTACTTCGTATTTCCTCATCTTCAGGCGCGATAGGCGTAATAATATCCTTAGGCCCGCAGTACTTTGATAGCGCTATTTCTATCGAGGTCCCTGCAGTCTTGTTCGTCTTCAAAAAAATGTATTTGTATCTGTGCGAAATAATCATCAATGAGCACCACGTTTTTTTAAGGCATTCAGAAACGCAGTGTGTTGAATTCGTTGTTGATTCATGGTTTCCGAAAAAGCTTGAGTTCAGTACATAGAACAACTCTACCAAGTCCCGATTCAAACGAATGTAAAGTCTTAGCAGTCTTAAGTACAGAAACATCTATCAAATCATTTTGTGTGTAACGGTGATAGCTCTGAAAAATTGACTACTGCAGTTACCTGTTTCCTCCCGCTGTCTAATGGGCAATTTTTTCGTGGAGAAAAAATAAGGCCTCCTCTGTTACACAACTCCTTTCAGCTAGTCTCATAGCTTTGTCGCAATTGGTCATTATCTTGGCGTGCTGAGCCATTAGGCCGCGCACAGAAATATGGTGTTATAGCTCACAAGGAATTCCAATCGAAAGCTGGTTGATTGAAGAAGCTTATTAATATTCTCATAATCATAAGGAGATTTTATCTATGCATACCAAAAATATTCTCGTAGTCGCTGCGCTATTTTGTAGTTTTCCCGCGTTCTCGCAAGTTGAAGCAGTAGAGCCCAATGCCCAGCCAGTTTGGACAAAGCAGTCGCCTCACGAGCTTCCAGCAGCGGTTGCCCCTGCAACTCTCACCATAACTGGCAATGGTCAATGGTTCCAAGTGGATGTTTATGCTGGGGATAGTCCTGTAATTTCAGCTTATTCCCCTTCTGGTGAACTGCTGCCAGACGGAATCTATGAGTTTGATTTTAAGAGCATTGCAGTAGGCAACGAGGCGAATACGCTCAGCTCCAACAGTGGTTCTGCATTGTTATCACGCAACAGCGAATCCCCGTCTCAGCATGTAATCGGCCGGTTTGAAGTATCCGGCGGCTCGATAGTTTATCGATAGCGTTAAAGTCCATTTAAGGAGAAATGAATATGAGAAAAAAATTATTGCTCTTAGTATGATGACCACTATGGCCTTCCCTCCAGTCGCTATAGCGGGGAGCGCTGTTCTAGATTACCTGGCTATTCAGGAGACGCAAGGCACTGGCTCTTTCCTGTTCTTTGATAATGGCTACAGAAACCCGAATTATGACTGGGGAATACTTAACGACTCTAACGACATGGCGCTAACGTTCGGTACATTTATCGGAAACGTTTTATACGGCGAGCCAGTTGCTTTTTCCTATGGCGCTCCGAATGCCTCTCTTCTTCTCAGCCTGTGACAGTTGGTCGATGTTGGCTGACTTCAGTGTTGCCACGTACTCAGTGTAGGTCTGGTGAGCTTGTTCCCACGCTGTGAGTACATCGGCATCGGTATCCCTTGTGGTGACACCTAGTGCCTTGCGGTAGATGGGGTTGTCTCGGACCTGAGGGTGGTCCCGTAAAGCCTTGGGGAACCTTCTCTGATACGAGATATTCCCACGTTTACCAGTGACCATGATGTGCTTGAGTTTCACTGTACCTGTCTCCTTCATGTGAATAGAAGTAGCACGAGTACAGCTGGATGTACAGCCACGGCAGTAACTGCGGTGGTGTAAGCTGTTGAATACTAAAGGGTTGTTACTGTATGTATGGTGCCCAGAAGAGGAATCACCCGGTCCTTCATCGTTTAAGAACCTTCCCCGAAGGAGGGTCTTTCGAGGAGTTTATCAGCCGCTGGTTCCCGCGAGGGCTCTTCGCTGCTGACGCGCTTGCAGAGCGGTTGCACGCTGTATTCGGGAAAGCCGGGCCCAGCCTGTCCGGGCTTCACTTGCTCTTCAGGCGCATGGCTGGCATCAAGGGGATCGAGGAAGCACCAAGCGGGCCTGGGCATCTTCGCTGGCGAACAGCAAAAGCCTGCTACCACGCGGCGCTGCCCGTACTTGGGCTTCTCGACGGTCCCTGCATACTCGACCTTTGCAGCAGTGTCGGGCATTTTCACCCGTTGATTCGGCTCGCCCATCCCGAAGCACGGATCATCTCTTGCGACAAATTGCTAATTACCCAGATGGTTGCAAGGCGTTTCTTTCGCCCGGACGAAAATGTTCTGTATTTAGCACTGGACGCAAACCAGAACCTGCCGTTTTTAGACGATGCAATCAGTAGCCTGTTCAGTTGCGACAGCCTCTGCTACCTAGAGAGTCTGGAGAAATGTTTGTGCGAACTCTCAAGGGTACTGCCGCCAGATGGGCAAGCCGTGTTTCCGATGTGCATGCCCCCGGCGCATCCCAATGCTTCACAGCCCACTACGCGAGCGCGCAGCAAGGAAATGTGGGAACAGCTCTGCTCCATCCTCGACGGTGACGAAGAGGCACTGTTCGTCGATCAAAAAGAACTCACGCGGATGGCGCTGCAAGCGGTGCAGTTGAGCGACGATACCTTCAGTGAGAAAGGTGCGCTGGTTGAATCGTATACTTATATACGAAAGCCGTCACCGCAACGGCTGGGATGGTCGTGTCCGGAAAACGGCGAGGCCTCCTGGTCCATCAACCCGATTTACAACGTTAAAAAGAGGGGCTCCACGCTGTTGCTCCGGAAACGGTTGAAACCGCGAGCGACCCCGGACTTAGAGTTCGACTCCTTTCCCGATCACCTCGAATTGCCAGCCACTCGGTTCGACGAGCGTGTCGCTTGGGCTCAGCAGGCCCAGATTCTCCAGCCGATCACGGCTCGCGTCTACACGCCGGATCGATACTGGCCCTGCTCCCCTCCTGCATCACAAATCCCCAGCGATTCCCGAACGTAAGAAGGATTGCAACTTTCTTGGCACAACGCTTGCCTGCTATCTGCGGTCTCCCGAAGCAATCGCCCCGTGCACGCGAGAGATGGCTTGAGATTCTACTATGGATAATCCGAATAACCCCACGCATCAACCCAAGCGACGTCAGGATCAATCGATACGGAGTCAGAAGAAAGAACTAGCACGGCAAACGTAAAAGCAAGGTTTAGAACGATCAATTCCAACCCACTTGATACCTGGAACCAGGTAAAACTTCTTCTAATTTTTCCGCTACGTTATGGCAAATGCCTGATTAAATCTGCAGTGCCTGAAAACGTCTTGTTACTTTTCTTCGCAAATTACGACGTATTATTTTACTCCGTAGTCTGTTGCATTAGACGACACGATCACCGTCGATCGATAATCGCCTGATTACATCCCCACCGCTGCCTCAAGTAGAAATCAAAAGCTTCGAGTGAGTTTGATCGCGTCTAGAATCACAATGACATGATTTCGACAAGGAACAGTTCAACTTTCATTTCATCGCAGGTTCGAAAGATTCAACTCAATTTAATTACAAGATGAACAACCAACATGACCGAATTGAGCGAAGAACTGAAGATTCTGTTTTCCGATGAACTGCGAATCGCAACGGAAAACATCAAAGCAGACACTTCGTTATTTAGTTCGGGAATCATTGATTCATTTCAACTAGTTTCGCTGATGATCCTGATTGAAAAGAAGTATGACATTGGAGTGAACTCCGTTGATGTCAGCTTGGACAACTTCGATAGCGCCGAAAAAATCGCCGCGTACATCTCGAGGACGAAAGCGGAGTGATCACCGACCAACAGCAGCGTTTTCTGGCCAAGGCGGCACAGGATCGAGGGACGCCTTGTTACGCTTACTTCTTGAGCGATATTCGACAACAGTTCACCAATTTGCGTGAAGCGTTCGGGGTCGGTTTTCTGTTAGCTATGCCGTAAAAGCGAATCCCAATCAACAGATCTTGCGTTCGATCGCACCTCTAGTTTCTACGCTTGACGTATCCTCAGCCGGTGAAATTGACCATGCTCTAGAGATTGGTTATCCGGCTACTAACTTAACATTTTCCGGTCCGGTAAAACGCCAAGCTAAACTGCAACGGCCGTCTCGGTTGGTTGCGGTGAGATTGTCTGTGAATCAGATGCTGAATTAACGCATTTGAATTTAGCAGCTCGAAAACAGTCAACATCGGTAGATGTCTACTTGCGGATCAATCCCAAAGATGCACCCAAGTCGTTTGGACTCCAGATGTCAGGACGACCAAGCCAATTCGGAATCGACGAAGAAGATCTGCCGGATGTCCTGAGTAAATTTGATCAATTCGAATCGCTGAATCTCTGTGGATTTCATATTTATTCCGGAACAAATTCTCTGAACGAAGAAGCGATCTCTCAAAACTTCGCCATTTTCATCACGCTCTTTTCAAGGTTTTCAGAGATGGCGCAGATCGAACCGAAGAAGCTTATTTTCGGTTCTGGCTTCGGGATCCCTTATACGGAAGGTGATTGCCCGCTAGATCTCCAACAACTCAGTCAGCTCATCAACCCGCAGATTGATGCCTTCCGGTCGCAAACAAGATTCGGATCAACCCAATTCGTTTTGGAAA
Coding sequences:
- a CDS encoding ParB/RepB/Spo0J family partition protein; its protein translation is MSKERRLGRGLAALLGEDNEPVHVPQAVSSPRLHSPEENGQTPPAQHDPELSEPQPSSEFHPDQGAASEASAAKDGDLLLLSVHQIADNPFQPRREFSESEITSLAESLKEHDMLQPVLVRRVEDRWQLISGERRLRAAIQAGWSQIPARVRQADDRLVAELAIVENLQRKDLNAIEKAFSFRRYLDQHQCTQEDLGNRLKIDRSTIANLLRLLELPERVQTELQGGSISAGHARALLPLGDEEIQIEFSQRIHREGISVRETERLVQERIELEDGDGLGNVSRKSGRRKKKTRDGHVASLEQQLRILLGTKVDIRQSSRGRGQIVIHFRSNDEFERLQGIITNQDQNEHQSFAG
- a CDS encoding sulfotransferase family 2 domain-containing protein, which encodes MIISHRYKYIFLKTNKTAGTSIEIALSKYCGPKDIITPIAPEDEEIRSKLGYRGSQNYQNTWGHYQLRDWIQLPSQGKRKDPYFNHVGAKEVRKNIGARVWNSYFKFCFERNPWDRMISHYHYRWGGRNKEDWPPLSQHIESHSQILKERGCGIYTIDGGVAVDKICRFESIEEELESIRLRLHMPKKLELPRAKSQYRKDKRHYREIFGEAERQKVAELFSYETALLGYEF
- a CDS encoding methyltransferase domain-containing protein, whose amino-acid sequence is MYGAQKRNHPVLHRLRTFPEGGSFEEFISRWFPRGLFAADALAERLHAVFGKAGPSLSGLHLLFRRMAGIKGIEEAPSGPGHLRWRTAKACYHAALPVLGLLDGPCILDLCSSVGHFHPLIRLAHPEARIISCDKLLITQMVARRFFRPDENVLYLALDANQNLPFLDDAISSLFSCDSLCYLESLEKCLCELSRVLPPDGQAVFPMCMPPAHPNASQPTTRARSKEMWEQLCSILDGDEEALFVDQKELTRMALQAVQLSDDTFSEKGALVESYTYIRKPSPQRLGWSCPENGEASWSINPIYNVKKRGSTLLLRKRLKPRATPDLEFDSFPDHLELPATRFDERVAWAQQAQILQPITARVYTPDRYWPCSPPASQIPSDSRT
- a CDS encoding acyl carrier protein, yielding MTELSEELKILFSDELRIATENIKADTSLFSSGIIDSFQLVSLMILIEKKYDIGVNSVDVSLDNFDSAEKIAAYISRTKAE